Proteins encoded within one genomic window of Acomys russatus chromosome 5, mAcoRus1.1, whole genome shotgun sequence:
- the Ms4a10 gene encoding membrane-spanning 4-domains subfamily A member 10 — MAVEAPTVIPSSGTGQVSHWQNLGPAQTTQKVAQSQHLIPDGHLEKSLKRDGLLQKLGNFHIIIAFAHLAFGSYLISTVKNLHLVALKCWYPLWGSVSFLISGILAVTTMVFPSKTPLKVLCVTANVISFFCALAGFFVIAKDLFLESPFPWPIWRPYPNPTVYIQRLELTLFCLTILELFLTGPTAITACRMKRLHAEDKDDTPLVPDTPMELDGLSLSLPPSYENVVPGNMSKTRDKD; from the exons ATGGCTGTAGAAGCTCCCACGGTGATTCCCAGCAGTGGCACTGGGCAAGTCTCTCATTGGCAAAACCTAGGACCTGCCCAGACTACACAGAAAGTGGCCCAGTCCCAGCATCTGATCCCAGATGGGCACCTTGAGAAGTCCCTGAAGAGAGATGGCCTTCTGCAGAAGTTGGGT AACTTTCATATCATCATTGCATTTGCGCACCTGGCCTTTGGCAGTTACCTGATCTCCACAGTCAAGAATCTGCACTTGGTGGCATTGAAGTGCTGGTATCCATTATGGGGATCTGTCTCT TTTCTCATTTCAGGGATCTTGGCTGTGACAACAATGGTATTTCCCTCCAAGACCCCTCTG AAGGTGTTGTGTGTGACAGCAAATGTCATCAGCTTCTTCTGTGCACTGGCCGGCTTCTTTGTCATTGCCAAGGACCTCTTTCTGGAGAGTCCTTTTCCATGGCCAATCTGGAGACCATACCCCAACCCCACA GTCTACATCCAGAGACTAGAGCTTACCCTGTTCTGTCTCACCATCCTGGAGCTCTTCCTGACAGGACCCACAGCCATCACAGCCTGCAGGATGAAACGCCTGCATGCAGAG GATAAGGATGACACTCCTCTTGTCCCCGACACACCCATGGAACTCGACGGTCTGTCGCTGAGCCTGCCACCATCCTATGAAAATGTGGTTCCAGGCAACATGAGCAAAACAAGAG ATAAAGACTGA